Proteins found in one Zea mays cultivar B73 chromosome 1, Zm-B73-REFERENCE-NAM-5.0, whole genome shotgun sequence genomic segment:
- the LOC100281846 gene encoding Probable phospholipase A2 homolog 2 isoform 2 precursor (isoform 2 precursor is encoded by transcript variant 2) has translation MMMASVLAVSRWSSLLLPLLLLLLLLLVATASQALNVGDLLGTAAPSGSQGCSRTCESSFCIDDYLNTRCNENLLSCLDGVSPAGPTFPGNECDVGQTASVIRGVIESAVLAGKILHKRDDGQ, from the exons ATGATGATGGCGTCCGTTCTCGCCGTCTCCCGGTGGTCGTCGCTGcttctccccctcctcctcctcctcctcctcctcctggtGGCGACGGCGTCGCAGGCCCTCAACGTCGGCGACCTGCTCGGGACAGCAGCGCCTTCG GGGAGCCAGGGCTGTAGCCGGACGTGCGAGTCGTCGTTCTGCATAG ATGACTACCTGAACACGCGGTGCAACGAGAACCTGCTGAGCTGCCTCGACGGGGTGAGCCCGGCGGGGCCGACGTTCCCGGGGAACGAGTGCGACGTCGGCCAGACGGCGTCCGTCATACGTGGGGTCATCGAGTCGGCGGTGCTCGCGGGCAAGATCCTTCACAAGCGCGACGACGGCCAGTAG
- the LOC100281846 gene encoding Probable phospholipase A2 homolog 2 isoform 1 precursor (isoform 1 precursor is encoded by transcript variant 1) produces MMMASVLAVSRWSSLLLPLLLLLLLLLVATASQALNVGDLLGTAAPSGSQGCSRTCESSFCIVPPLLRYGKYCGILYSGCPGEKPCDALDACCMVHDHCVDTHNNDYLNTRCNENLLSCLDGVSPAGPTFPGNECDVGQTASVIRGVIESAVLAGKILHKRDDGQ; encoded by the exons ATGATGATGGCGTCCGTTCTCGCCGTCTCCCGGTGGTCGTCGCTGcttctccccctcctcctcctcctcctcctcctcctggtGGCGACGGCGTCGCAGGCCCTCAACGTCGGCGACCTGCTCGGGACAGCAGCGCCTTCG GGGAGCCAGGGCTGTAGCCGGACGTGCGAGTCGTCGTTCTGCATAG TCCCGCCGCTGCTGAGGTACGGCAAGTACTGCGGGATCCTGTACAGCGGCTGCCCAGGCGAGAAGCCCTGCGACGCGCTCGACGCCTGCTGCATGGTCCACGACCACTGCGTCGACACCCACAACA ATGACTACCTGAACACGCGGTGCAACGAGAACCTGCTGAGCTGCCTCGACGGGGTGAGCCCGGCGGGGCCGACGTTCCCGGGGAACGAGTGCGACGTCGGCCAGACGGCGTCCGTCATACGTGGGGTCATCGAGTCGGCGGTGCTCGCGGGCAAGATCCTTCACAAGCGCGACGACGGCCAGTAG
- the LOC100281846 gene encoding probable phospholipase A2 homolog 2 isoform X1 yields MSGQNLRSIQFFFFFLSFFFFFFWRSSAYLKPTAFQLPSVGYSTHSPAKGYCTDALASFFFPPCPPCPLKTKVPPLLRYGKYCGILYSGCPGEKPCDALDACCMVHDHCVDTHNNDYLNTRCNENLLSCLDGVSPAGPTFPGNECDVGQTASVIRGVIESAVLAGKILHKRDDGQ; encoded by the exons ATGAGCGGACAGAACTTGCGTAGCatacaattcttcttcttctttctttctttttttttcttcttcttctggaggTCAAGCGCTTACCTGAAGCCGACTGCTTTCCAGCTTCCATCAGTCGGGTACTCTACTCACTCACCAGCAAAAGGGTACTGTACTGACGCGCTTGCTTCTTTTTTTTTTCCCCCTTGTCCACCGTGTCCCTTGAAAACGAAAGTCCCGCCGCTGCTGAGGTACGGCAAGTACTGCGGGATCCTGTACAGCGGCTGCCCAGGCGAGAAGCCCTGCGACGCGCTCGACGCCTGCTGCATGGTCCACGACCACTGCGTCGACACCCACAACA ATGACTACCTGAACACGCGGTGCAACGAGAACCTGCTGAGCTGCCTCGACGGGGTGAGCCCGGCGGGGCCGACGTTCCCGGGGAACGAGTGCGACGTCGGCCAGACGGCGTCCGTCATACGTGGGGTCATCGAGTCGGCGGTGCTCGCGGGCAAGATCCTTCACAAGCGCGACGACGGCCAGTAG